A genome region from Lucilia cuprina isolate Lc7/37 chromosome 3, ASM2204524v1, whole genome shotgun sequence includes the following:
- the LOC111689069 gene encoding C-type lectin 37Db-like, giving the protein MWSNILKICLALVVASTTLAGHTPQVSTSILDGFADDLNIQPFVRVDEKLYHFGQSKVSWHKAFLICRSMGGFLASFHSQDELTALSNYMIEKYPLDRWWWLSGSDIDSEGDFYWYKTGERISYADWSSGQPDNNGGHENCVHLWYIKPKYQTNDWRCNQLAYYVCEADKPKTIVVSVF; this is encoded by the exons ATGTGgtctaatattttaaaaatttgtttagctCTAGTTGTTGCTTCAACAACACTGGCTGGGCATACACCACAGGTATCTACTTCTATTTTGGATG gATTTGCAGATGACTTGAATATACAGCCATTTGTAAGAGTAGATGAAAAACTATATCATTTCGGCCAAAGCAAG GTTTCTTGGCATAAGGCGTTTTTGATTTGTCGTTCTATGGGTGGTTTTTTAGCTTCGTTCCACTCTCAAGATGAATTGACTGCCTTATCTAATTATATGATTGAAAAGTATCCTTTAGATCGTTGGTGGTGGTTGTCTGGTTCTGATATAGATTCGGAAGGTGATTTTTATTGGTATAAAACTGGCGAACGTATAAGCTACGCTGACTGGTCTTCTGGTCAACCAGATAACAACGGTGGTCATGAGAATTGTGTACATTTATGgtatataaaaccaaaatatcaAACGAATGATTGGAGATGCAATCAGCTGGCATATTATGTTTGTGAAGCTGATAAACCAAAAACTATAGTTGTGAGTGTGTTCTAA